Part of the Thermodesulfobacteriota bacterium genome, ATCCCGGACGGGGAATTCTCCGGTTATACGGAATATAACCCGGCTGTGCCTGTTGCCAGACTGGATATCGAACGCGCAAAAAATCCGTCAGAAGTGAACGTCTCGTCAGGCAATGAGGTGGTAATGTGCCTGTCCTGTCACCGTGCCCACGGTTCGCCCTATCCGAGCATCCTCCGCTTCGCTTACGACGAAAATATGTCCTCTTCAGGCTCTTGTCGTACCTGTCACCGCAATCACTAAGAACTGCTTGCCACGAATTGACACAAATAAACTCGAACATGCATAGCGAGCGCATTCCCCGCAGCTTGCTGCGGGGAGCTTCAATAGATAGAAACCCTTTTATAGCATCTTCATCGAAGCGGTTTTATTTGTATAATTTGTGTACATTCGTGTGTATTCGTGGCTAACACATCTAAATCGGCATTTGATTCTTCAGCACGATGGCATATACCTTGTGTTGGAAAGGATGTACCTGGGGAAACTTTTCGAACAGCCAGCCCTCAAAAACGTTCTTATTGTCTTCGTAAATGATTATCTGCGCAGCCGGATTTTTGGATTCATTAGAAAGTGATGTTATCCCCTGGGGAGACATGGAAAAATTAGGCAGAAAATTTAACACCTTAATTTTTATCTTACTATTAGGAAGCGTGAAATCCTTATTAATCCCCACCACATAATCCTTTTTTTCGTTCGTTTGTTTGTTAACCACGGCTATCACCACCGCCTTCCATTTGCCCTGTACCTCCCGGGGGACAACCACCGGTGCGTGGCCTTTCGTAACCGGTCTTGCCTCCGGTTTTTGTTCCCCCTTCTGGATAGCTTCAAGCATCTCCTTCGGGAACTGTTTTCCCATGGCCGGGGGCATCTGCGCTTGCCCGTCTGGAGCAGGTTCGTGCATAGACGGTTCAGAAGGCATTGCCGGCTTCTCTTGCGCCGTTTTTATGTCTTCCTTTTTCTGACATCCGCCAGCCAACAAAATCCCTCCCGCAATGAGTGGAACTGCAAACATCCCGATTTTTTTGAACGTATCCATTATTCCATGTCCTCCGTAT contains:
- a CDS encoding DUF2155 domain-containing protein; protein product: MDTFKKIGMFAVPLIAGGILLAGGCQKKEDIKTAQEKPAMPSEPSMHEPAPDGQAQMPPAMGKQFPKEMLEAIQKGEQKPEARPVTKGHAPVVVPREVQGKWKAVVIAVVNKQTNEKKDYVVGINKDFTLPNSKIKIKVLNFLPNFSMSPQGITSLSNESKNPAAQIIIYEDNKNVFEGWLFEKFPQVHPFQHKVYAIVLKNQMPI